A genome region from Planifilum fulgidum includes the following:
- a CDS encoding IS701 family transposase, with amino-acid sequence MSNWAKSFETLAERIGAHFARSEARQRCKSYLRGLLSSVERKNGWQLAEYAGDPTPYGIQHLLGRARWDADAVRDDLQQYVLEHLAHPEGIAVVDETGFLKKGNQSAGVQRQYSGTAGRIENCQIGVFLCYVSPKGSTLIDRRLYLPKSWTEDPPRCRKAGIPKETGFATKPQLARQMLQHAFQAGLPVQWVTGDTVYGSDRRLRLWLEEQRQAYVLAVSAKESVCIGWKTHRVRDLALGTEETAWVRLSCGNGAKGPREYEWVRYPLNCPDAPQWQRWLLIRRHPDEKEDYAYYIVYAPKDTPLTSFVRVAGARWAVERCFQEAKGEVGLDHYEVRSWTGWHRHITLAMVAHAFLTVMRAQGIPSDLRKKGRGSFQSLTAFKRSRGLRCP; translated from the coding sequence ATATCTAATTGGGCAAAGTCCTTTGAAACCTTGGCTGAACGAATCGGAGCTCACTTTGCCCGCTCCGAAGCACGGCAACGTTGTAAGTCCTATCTTCGTGGGTTGTTAAGTTCCGTGGAACGGAAGAACGGGTGGCAGTTGGCCGAGTATGCCGGGGATCCCACTCCTTACGGCATTCAGCACCTGTTGGGGCGGGCCCGGTGGGACGCGGATGCCGTTCGGGACGACTTACAGCAATATGTCTTGGAACACTTGGCCCACCCCGAAGGGATCGCTGTCGTGGATGAAACCGGTTTTCTCAAAAAAGGGAATCAATCCGCAGGCGTGCAACGTCAGTACAGCGGAACGGCCGGACGGATTGAGAACTGCCAAATCGGTGTTTTTCTCTGTTATGTCTCCCCAAAAGGTTCCACGTTGATCGATCGCCGTCTGTACTTGCCCAAAAGCTGGACGGAAGATCCTCCCCGTTGCCGGAAAGCCGGGATTCCCAAGGAAACAGGCTTTGCCACCAAACCTCAGCTGGCACGGCAGATGTTGCAGCATGCTTTCCAAGCCGGCCTACCCGTGCAATGGGTAACCGGGGACACGGTGTATGGCAGTGACCGCCGTTTGCGTTTGTGGTTGGAGGAACAACGGCAAGCCTATGTCCTCGCCGTCTCGGCCAAGGAATCGGTTTGTATCGGCTGGAAGACCCACCGGGTGCGGGATTTGGCTCTTGGAACCGAGGAAACCGCTTGGGTACGTCTTTCTTGTGGAAACGGCGCGAAAGGACCCCGGGAATATGAGTGGGTCCGGTATCCTCTAAACTGTCCCGATGCTCCACAGTGGCAGCGATGGCTGCTGATTCGTCGTCATCCGGATGAAAAAGAAGACTACGCGTACTATATCGTCTATGCCCCCAAAGATACTCCGCTCACATCCTTCGTCCGGGTGGCCGGAGCCCGCTGGGCGGTGGAGCGATGTTTTCAGGAAGCCAAAGGGGAAGTGGGTCTGGATCACTATGAGGTTCGTTCATGGACGGGATGGCACCGACACATTACCTTGGCCATGGTTGCCCATGCCTTTTTAACCGTCATGCGGGCACAGGGAATCCCGTCGGACCTCCGAAAAAAGGGGAGGGGTTCCTTCCAGAGCTTGACTGCATTCAAACGCAGCCGGGGACTGCGATGCCCTTGA
- a CDS encoding pre-toxin TG domain-containing protein, which produces MEGLGFYLLGKLRQWCVLAIAHLPFSLLRKGRFGYEFVAEAIEGDGRIQPAHRRGSQTVEYVVVLAAGALLAGLLYAFIAEDDGVKNALREKIEQILAFEETPSGTMPKETGSNQPDSFNARDRKGEEDGGGSWFKRAWTGSVDPTEGSPSHLSKDRSNPLAAVMQAFGNSLDRVMHPKTPFDYFRSLTFQRTLFGGGEVDRFLSALIIANDFGIEAANQTDPNETVTLFGQEVKQRTVFDIVLDFNPIKGLQEALDGRNYVTNEKLGPFSRAVSGVTSLLSFVPGEGQAVGQVMKQGIKQAGKYTLEPAVKGGFKQADRWLKGKLVKITKVDSHKVVNDLSDFKSRKMTFGNQTFMIDKKGMKHILQRHHPKYWDGSVKSKQTFLDKDMTIDEITIIIQEIMKQNRDTLIKKGNKGSYQIEGTVNGVQYVVGLNRGRVGQFYKK; this is translated from the coding sequence ATGGAAGGGCTTGGCTTCTACCTGTTGGGCAAGTTGAGGCAATGGTGTGTACTGGCGATTGCCCATTTGCCCTTTTCGTTGTTGAGAAAAGGGAGGTTCGGCTATGAATTCGTGGCTGAAGCGATTGAAGGTGATGGGCGGATTCAGCCGGCCCATCGGCGCGGATCGCAAACCGTCGAATACGTAGTTGTTCTTGCGGCAGGGGCTCTGCTGGCCGGATTGTTGTATGCGTTTATCGCGGAAGACGACGGGGTGAAAAACGCCCTTCGGGAGAAGATTGAGCAGATCCTTGCGTTCGAGGAAACCCCGTCCGGAACGATGCCGAAGGAGACCGGCAGTAACCAACCGGATTCTTTCAACGCCCGTGATCGAAAAGGAGAGGAAGATGGTGGCGGTTCATGGTTTAAACGTGCGTGGACCGGATCGGTGGACCCGACGGAAGGATCGCCGTCCCATTTGTCGAAGGATCGATCCAACCCTCTTGCAGCGGTTATGCAAGCTTTCGGAAATTCATTGGATCGGGTGATGCATCCGAAGACCCCCTTCGACTATTTTCGAAGTTTGACATTTCAACGAACCTTGTTCGGCGGGGGGGAAGTGGACCGGTTCTTGTCTGCTCTGATCATCGCGAACGATTTCGGCATCGAGGCGGCCAATCAAACGGATCCCAATGAAACGGTCACGCTTTTCGGACAAGAGGTCAAACAGCGGACGGTTTTTGACATCGTGCTGGATTTCAATCCGATCAAAGGTCTTCAGGAAGCCTTGGACGGAAGGAACTATGTGACCAACGAAAAATTGGGTCCCTTCAGCAGGGCCGTATCGGGGGTCACCTCCCTGCTCAGCTTCGTTCCCGGTGAGGGGCAGGCTGTGGGCCAAGTAATGAAACAAGGGATAAAACAAGCGGGGAAATATACACTGGAGCCGGCTGTTAAAGGGGGTTTTAAGCAGGCGGACCGATGGTTAAAGGGGAAATTGGTCAAAATTACTAAAGTCGACTCACATAAAGTTGTCAATGATTTATCTGATTTCAAAAGTAGAAAGATGACTTTCGGAAATCAAACATTCATGATTGATAAAAAGGGTATGAAGCATATTCTTCAAAGGCATCATCCAAAATATTGGGATGGATCTGTAAAGTCGAAACAAACATTTCTGGATAAGGATATGACGATAGATGAAATTACAATAATCATTCAGGAAATCATGAAACAAAACCGCGATACGCTTATTAAAAAAGGAAATAAAGGTAGCTATCAAATAGAAGGAACAGTAAATGGTGTTCAGTACGTGGTCGGATTGAACAGGGGGCGAGTAGGCCAATTTTATAAGAAGTAA
- a CDS encoding AMP-binding protein: MKKFVVHELLRHTLVNRPDSEIVSGQVRLTYEKMYERTLRLADRLGRMGIGRGTVVGVMDVNSHRYLELHYALSMLGAVIHTLNFRLSGEDLAYTIRHAEDEWLFVWDGFAEAAKPLRRLVPNWVWLSEDAEGPEPGTPAYEGLVEEGRAKEPESADDVDETAPYSLFYTTGTTGRPKGLLYRHRDILWASLQMAHHLALHRTGASVRSDDVFMPLIPFFHIHGWGTTMFVPYLGAKLVLPGRSGPREQLELIRREGVTWSNMVPTQLQMLLGELGEGETLSLKVLTGGSPLPTGLARRARDRGVSYSLIYGGSDQLGASIAVVPEGMDPASPEADQILATRMRALPMVEIEVRDKGGNPVPRDGQTIGEVWVRSPWLPSGYHKDPERSKETYVDGWFRSGDLAVRHPDGTLYVVDREKDAVKSGGEWIPCGVLESVLSEHPKVEAAAVVAKPDERWGERPLAAVKVREPVEKEELTRYLEERVKEGRIAKFWVPDDFVFVQDFPVTSAGKVHKVALREKLGLA, translated from the coding sequence ATGAAAAAGTTCGTCGTGCATGAGCTTTTGCGCCACACCCTGGTGAACCGGCCGGATTCGGAGATCGTCAGCGGCCAGGTGCGTCTGACCTATGAAAAGATGTATGAGCGGACCCTGCGGTTGGCCGACCGGCTGGGGCGCATGGGGATCGGCCGGGGAACGGTGGTGGGGGTGATGGATGTCAACAGCCACCGCTATCTGGAGCTCCACTACGCCCTGTCGATGCTCGGCGCCGTGATCCATACCCTCAATTTCCGGCTGTCGGGGGAGGATCTCGCCTATACCATCCGCCACGCCGAAGACGAGTGGCTCTTTGTGTGGGACGGATTTGCCGAGGCGGCAAAGCCGCTGCGCCGTCTGGTGCCCAATTGGGTGTGGCTGTCGGAGGACGCCGAAGGTCCCGAACCGGGCACGCCCGCCTACGAGGGGCTGGTGGAGGAGGGGAGGGCTAAGGAGCCTGAATCTGCGGACGATGTGGACGAAACCGCTCCATATTCCCTCTTTTACACCACGGGCACGACCGGCCGGCCAAAGGGGCTTCTGTACCGCCACCGGGATATCTTGTGGGCCTCCCTGCAGATGGCCCACCACCTCGCCCTGCACCGGACCGGTGCGTCGGTGAGGAGCGATGATGTATTCATGCCGCTGATCCCCTTTTTCCACATCCACGGTTGGGGCACGACGATGTTCGTCCCATACCTGGGGGCGAAGCTGGTGCTGCCCGGTCGGTCGGGACCCCGGGAACAGCTGGAACTGATCCGGAGGGAAGGGGTCACCTGGAGCAACATGGTGCCCACCCAGCTCCAGATGCTGCTCGGAGAGCTCGGGGAAGGGGAGACGCTTTCCCTCAAGGTGCTGACTGGAGGAAGTCCCCTACCCACGGGACTCGCCCGGAGGGCCCGGGACAGGGGAGTGTCGTACTCCCTGATCTACGGGGGATCGGACCAGCTGGGGGCGAGCATTGCCGTGGTTCCCGAGGGGATGGACCCGGCATCCCCGGAGGCGGATCAGATTCTGGCCACCCGCATGCGGGCCCTGCCGATGGTGGAGATCGAGGTGCGCGACAAAGGCGGGAACCCGGTGCCCCGGGACGGACAAACCATCGGGGAAGTCTGGGTGCGCAGCCCCTGGCTGCCCTCGGGTTACCACAAGGATCCGGAGCGGTCCAAGGAAACCTATGTGGACGGATGGTTCCGGAGCGGGGATCTCGCCGTCCGGCATCCGGACGGTACCCTGTACGTGGTGGATCGGGAAAAGGATGCGGTCAAAAGCGGCGGCGAATGGATTCCCTGCGGGGTGTTGGAAAGCGTTTTGTCGGAGCATCCCAAGGTGGAAGCGGCGGCGGTGGTCGCCAAGCCCGACGAGCGCTGGGGGGAGCGTCCGCTCGCGGCGGTAAAGGTCCGGGAACCGGTGGAGAAGGAGGAGCTGACCCGATATCTCGAAGAACGGGTGAAGGAAGGGCGGATCGCCAAGTTTTGGGTACCCGACGACTTCGTGTTCGTGCAGGATTTTCCCGTCACCAGCGCGGGGAAGGTGCACAAGGTGGCCCTGCGCGAGAAGTTGGGACTGGCATGA
- a CDS encoding acyl-CoA dehydrogenase family protein, which produces MMQFQSYAYGQNHWRKDRDLQVVLSRYWPAWREHAEELESYGLLAGTEIYEAVYHIDHDAPPVLVMHDLDGNRVDRVRLSPVESRLLKRIAPMNRPPYEGGSWHHHFALGYLVADPGLYCVITITGQTVYAIHKYAPEHAEWKEKLLSGEAFGATWMTESQGGSDLGANQTVARFDGEVWRLTGDKYFASGAGLTDLALVTARPEGAQAGPKGLALFLMPRLDRSGKLNFRVRRLKDKSATRAVPSGEAELENSEAYLVGRAEEGIYYTLENLTVSRLANAIGAMGVAKKAHLEVEERVRRRSSFGRLLKDHPLIRRDLVDLAVRMAGGTALAFHAIDAFDRSWHERPPYSAAYHYARFLSHMAKNRTADHSAEITRMAMELFGGLGFLEEYAVARWHREALITPIWEGPSNIQALDLLEAVQKKRAHEKFLAEFIPLLERIGTPEAKEAKEAIEGVFEQAAGVSPEAAQWYAKHWVVRLSDAAQVALLYDLADHGGERYARLAELYARRFLKGEEYPDWAMQEPQVWGGEMVDEKVRRA; this is translated from the coding sequence ATGATGCAATTTCAGTCCTACGCCTACGGTCAAAATCATTGGCGGAAGGACCGGGATTTACAGGTGGTCCTTTCCCGTTACTGGCCCGCCTGGCGGGAACATGCCGAGGAACTGGAATCTTACGGCCTGCTCGCCGGAACCGAAATCTACGAAGCCGTGTACCACATTGATCATGATGCGCCGCCGGTGCTGGTGATGCACGATCTGGACGGAAACCGGGTGGATCGCGTCCGTTTGAGCCCCGTGGAATCCCGGCTGCTCAAACGGATTGCGCCGATGAACCGGCCGCCCTATGAGGGAGGAAGCTGGCACCACCATTTTGCCCTGGGCTATCTTGTCGCCGATCCGGGGCTGTACTGCGTCATCACCATCACCGGACAGACGGTCTATGCGATTCACAAGTATGCTCCGGAACACGCGGAATGGAAGGAGAAATTGCTCTCCGGGGAAGCCTTCGGGGCGACCTGGATGACGGAAAGCCAAGGGGGAAGCGACCTCGGCGCCAACCAGACGGTGGCGCGCTTTGACGGGGAGGTGTGGCGCCTCACCGGAGACAAGTATTTTGCCAGCGGAGCCGGTTTGACGGACCTGGCCCTTGTGACGGCCCGGCCGGAAGGAGCGCAGGCGGGTCCCAAGGGATTGGCGCTGTTTCTCATGCCGCGCCTTGATCGTAGCGGGAAACTGAACTTTCGGGTGCGCCGCCTGAAGGACAAGAGCGCGACGCGGGCGGTTCCCTCGGGAGAGGCGGAGCTGGAGAACAGCGAGGCTTATCTGGTGGGGCGGGCGGAGGAAGGCATTTATTACACCCTGGAAAATCTCACCGTCTCCCGACTGGCCAATGCCATCGGAGCCATGGGAGTCGCCAAGAAAGCGCATCTGGAAGTGGAGGAGCGGGTTCGCCGGCGCAGTTCCTTTGGAAGGCTCCTCAAGGATCATCCCCTGATCCGGAGGGATCTGGTTGATCTGGCGGTCCGGATGGCCGGGGGAACCGCGTTGGCCTTCCACGCCATCGATGCCTTCGACCGCTCCTGGCACGAGCGCCCCCCCTATTCGGCGGCCTATCATTACGCCCGGTTCCTCAGCCATATGGCGAAAAACCGGACCGCTGACCACTCGGCGGAGATCACCCGGATGGCCATGGAATTGTTCGGCGGCCTCGGATTTCTGGAGGAATATGCGGTGGCCCGGTGGCACCGGGAAGCCCTGATCACGCCGATCTGGGAAGGGCCGAGCAACATCCAGGCGCTGGATCTGTTGGAAGCGGTGCAGAAAAAGCGGGCCCACGAAAAGTTTTTGGCCGAATTCATTCCCCTCCTGGAGCGGATCGGCACCCCCGAGGCGAAGGAGGCGAAGGAGGCGATCGAAGGGGTGTTTGAGCAGGCCGCGGGGGTTTCCCCGGAGGCGGCCCAGTGGTATGCGAAGCATTGGGTGGTTCGCCTGTCCGATGCCGCCCAAGTGGCCTTGCTCTACGATCTGGCGGATCACGGCGGGGAGCGGTACGCTCGATTGGCTGAGCTTTATGCCCGGCGCTTTCTAAAAGGGGAGGAATACCCCGACTGGGCGATGCAGGAGCCTCAAGTGTGGGGAGGAGAAATGGTCGATGAAAAAGTTCGTCGTGCATGA
- a CDS encoding MerR family transcriptional regulator, producing the protein MSEYTISDLARMYDITTRTIRYYEELGLLQPKRIGARRIYSDRDRVRLKLILRGRRLGFRLDEIREMLEWYDLDPTEVYQLREVIRKGDEKLAQIEEQIRELQAVREELLELREQMQQLLEEKTRGGST; encoded by the coding sequence ATGTCCGAATATACGATTTCCGACCTGGCTCGGATGTACGATATCACCACCCGAACGATCCGCTACTATGAAGAGTTGGGCCTCCTTCAGCCGAAGCGGATCGGCGCCCGCCGGATCTATTCGGACCGGGACCGGGTGCGTCTGAAGTTGATATTGCGGGGTCGGCGTCTCGGTTTTCGCTTGGACGAAATCCGTGAGATGTTGGAATGGTATGATCTCGATCCCACGGAAGTGTACCAGTTGCGGGAGGTGATCCGGAAGGGAGACGAAAAGCTGGCGCAGATTGAGGAGCAGATACGGGAGTTGCAGGCCGTCCGCGAGGAGCTCCTGGAACTTCGCGAGCAAATGCAGCAGCTGCTTGAAGAAAAAACCCGGGGAGGAAGTACATGA
- the dapF gene encoding diaminopimelate epimerase, with the protein MTWSFTKMQGLGNDFVVVSRSALPEDAPERARALCDRHFGVGADGLVFVLPSEKADVAMRIFNPDGTEAEQCGNAVRCVARYFFERISGEKRELTVETRAGLQRVGLEVSKGRVVAVCVDMGRPILKGREIPTAIDRERVVEEPLEVDGARFRFTAVSMGNPHAVVRVEDAPSFPVEKWGPRLETHPLFPRKTNVEFITVRSPREIDMRVWERGVGQTLACGSGACAAVVAAALAGKAEREATVHLLGGDLHIRWDEKSDHVFMTGPAEFVFEGKWPGPE; encoded by the coding sequence ATGACCTGGAGCTTCACCAAGATGCAGGGGCTGGGCAATGATTTTGTCGTGGTTTCCCGTTCCGCCCTGCCGGAGGATGCGCCGGAAAGGGCCCGCGCCCTCTGCGACCGCCATTTCGGCGTGGGCGCCGACGGGTTGGTCTTCGTGTTGCCCTCGGAGAAGGCCGACGTGGCCATGCGCATCTTCAATCCGGACGGGACGGAGGCGGAACAGTGCGGGAATGCGGTTCGCTGCGTGGCCAGGTATTTTTTTGAACGGATTTCGGGAGAGAAACGGGAGCTGACGGTGGAGACGCGGGCGGGACTGCAGCGCGTGGGGCTGGAGGTTTCGAAGGGGCGGGTGGTCGCCGTTTGCGTCGACATGGGACGGCCGATCCTGAAGGGGCGGGAGATTCCCACCGCCATCGACCGGGAGAGGGTGGTGGAGGAGCCGCTGGAGGTGGACGGCGCCCGGTTCCGGTTTACCGCCGTTTCCATGGGAAACCCCCACGCCGTCGTACGGGTGGAGGATGCGCCCTCCTTTCCGGTGGAGAAGTGGGGGCCCCGGCTGGAAACCCATCCGCTCTTTCCCCGGAAAACCAACGTGGAGTTTATCACGGTCCGCTCTCCCCGGGAAATCGACATGCGCGTCTGGGAGCGGGGGGTCGGTCAGACCCTGGCCTGCGGTTCCGGCGCTTGCGCCGCCGTGGTGGCCGCCGCCCTGGCGGGCAAGGCCGAACGGGAGGCGACGGTCCATCTCCTGGGCGGGGATTTGCACATCCGATGGGATGAGAAAAGCGATCATGTCTTCATGACCGGCCCGGCCGAGTTTGTGTTTGAGGGAAAATGGCCCGGCCCCGAGTGA